The sequence CGTGTCCTGGGAGAAGCAGGCGCCACCGTGTCATTCCTCGTGGCGCTTGCCCATTTGCCGATCGGCAGTGTTTCGGCCGTTCTTCAGGCGCTGCCGCTGGCGGTGACCATGGGTGCCGCGCTGTTTTTCGGCGAAGCGGTCGGCTGGCGACGCTGGCTGGCGATCGCCGTCGGCTTTGCCGGTGTGATGGTCATCGTCCGGCCGGGCTTCGACGGCTTCACCATCTATTCCCTTTGGGCGTTGGCCAGCGTCGCCTGCTGCACCGTGCGCGATCTCTCCACCAAGCGCATCCCCCAAACCATACCGACGATGCTGGTCTCGACCGCGACCGCACTGGCAATGACCGTCGTCGGCGCGGTGCTGTTGTCGCCGATGGGGGGCTGGACGCCGATGAGCGGCAAGAGCACGGCGCTCTTGGCGCTGGCGGCGGTGCTCGTGGTCATCGGCTACCAATCCGTCATCATGGCGATGCGCTCGGGCGAGATCTCCTTCATCGCGCCCTTCCGCTACACGGCGCTCCTCTGGTCCATCTTGCTTGGCCTGATCGTCTTCGGCGACATACCGGACATGCCGATGATCGTCGGTGCGACAATCGTCGTCGGCTCGGGTCTCTATGCGCTTTATCGCGAACGCGTTGTCGGCCGGCGGAAAATCGTCGCCGAAACCACCGGGCCGGCCATGGCGCCGGATGGAATCTAGCCGGGTCTTGTGATTTCCGGCGGCTGGCGTACAGGCTCGATGCATGGAGCGAGATATTGCAGGGATCGTCCTGGCCGGAGGCCAATCAAGGCGCATGGGAGGCGGCGACAAGAGCCTGTTGCCGCTTGGCAGCGGCAGCGTGCTTGACCAGCTCCTGTCGCGCTTTGGTCCGCAGGTTGAAATCCTGGCGCTGAGCGCCAATGGCGATCCCGACCGCTTTTCCCGTTTCGGACTGCCTGTGCTCGCCGACACGATCGAAGGCTTTGCCGGGCCGCTGGCCGGAATCCTCACCGGCCTCGAATGGGCCGCTGCCGGCACGCCTTGCAAGGCGGTCGTCACCGCCGCCGGCGACACGCCTTTTCTGCCGCTTGATCTCGTCGAGCGCCTGGCGGCAGCAGCCGGCGAGCATCCCGGTTCGATCGCCGTCGCCTTATCGGCCGGCAGGCGGCACCCGACCTTCGCGCTCTGGCCAATCGATTGCCGCGATGCCTTGCGGCATTTCCTGGTCGATGAGGACAACAGGCGGGTTTCGGCCTTCATCGAGCGCCATGGTCACGTCGAGGTGGAATTCCCGGTCCTGCAATCCACAGGGCTCGACCCTTTCTTCAACATCAATGTGCCGGACGATCTTGCCGAGGCCGCGCGGCTGTTGCAGAGCATGACATCATGAACATCTTCGGCATCACCGGCTGGAAAAACTCCGGCAAGACGACTCTGACCGAGAAGCTGGTCGCCGAGCTTGTGCGGCGCGGCTGGAAGGTCTCGACGGTCAAACATGCTCATCATGATTTCGACATCGACAAGCCCGGCGCCGACAGCTTCCGCCATCGCCAGGCCGGCGCCACCGAGGTCGCGATCGTGTCCGGCAATCGCTGGGCGCTGATGCACGAATTGCGCGGTGAGAATGAGCCGCCGCTGGACAGCATCCTCTCGCGGCTCGCCCCATGCGACATCGTGCTGGTCGAAGGCTACAAGCGCGAGACCCACCGCAAGATCGAAACGCGGCGCCTGGAAGCGAAGGACCGGACGCCGCTCGCGGCGGGTGATCCCAATATTGTCGCCGTCGCCGCGGATTTCGCCGTCACCGACGAAAGCCTGCCGGTATTCGACCTCGACGACGTAAAATCCATAGTCGACTTCATCGAGCGCACCACCGGTCTCGTTGCTTGAGAACTAACCTAACGGCAGAACCCCATTACCGATTTCGGTGGTTTTGCAGTTGCTTTTTTCTTGGAAAGAGTGGGAGTATCGCGCCAGCGGGCGGTCAAAAGCACCGCCCCACAGAGCCGTTTCGGAACGACGGCCGGGACCATAAAGAGAGGACTATCATGCGTATTGCACTGCGTATCGCGCTCGCCGCATCGGCTGCGCTGCTGACGCTCGGCGTCGCCCAGGCCCAGGAGAAGACCCTGCGGATCGGCACCGAAGGCGCCTACCCCCCCTTCAACAACCTGACCTCTGACGGCAAGCTCGTCGGCTTCGACATCGACATCGCCCAGGCGCTTTGCGACCAGATGAAGGTCAAGTGCACCTTCGTCGCCCAGGATTGGGACGGCATCATCCCCGCACTTCAGGCCGGCAAGTTCGACGCCATCGTCGCTTCGATGTCGATCACGCCGGAGCGCAAGGAGAAGGTCGACTTCTCGCACAAATACTACAACACGCCTTCGGCGCTCGCCGTGCCGAAAGACTCGACCCTGAAGGGCGTGACCAAGGCGGATCTCGCCGGCAAGACCATCGGTGTCGCCACGACGACCACCCATTTCAACTATGCCTCGAAGACCTACACCGACAGCACCGTGAAGGGCTATCCGAGCAGCCCCGAGGAGCAGGCAGATCTTGCCAACGGTCGTCTCGACGCCATCGAGGACGATATCGTGGTGCTGCAGCAGTGGCTGGATTCGCCTGATGGCGCCTGCTGCAAGATTCTCGGCCAGCCGTCGCCGCAACCGGTCGAGATCTTCGGGCCGGGCGCCGGCATTGCCGTCCGCAAGGGCGAGACCGACCTGGTCAACAAGCTCAACGAGGCCATCGACGCCATCCGCGCCAATGGAAAATACAAGGAAATCAACGACAAGTACTTCAAGTTCGACGTCTTCGGCGCCGAGTCCTGATAGACAGGATCAAGACGGCGGGAAAATTCCCGCCGTCTTTCTATTCATCTTAGGCCGTGGGGATAAGACCTGTCGATGCCAGCCCAGAGCATATGGACACTTCTCAGTTGGGGACCCGATGGCTGGAGTGACGATATTGTTTATGGCGCACTGATCACCGTTGCGCTTGCGCTCGCCACCCTGCCGATCGGATTGACGATCGGCTTTTTCATTGCACTCGCCAAGCAGTCCGAAGAACCTTCGCTACGCCTGGCCGCCAACATCTACACCACGGTCTTTCGCGGCCTGCCGGAACTGGTGACGCTCTTCCTGTTCTTCTTCGGCGTGCCGATCCTGCTGCAGCATCTCATCCGGTATTTTCGACCCGAAGCGACCATCGACGTCAACAGCTTCGTCGCCGGCATGATCGTGCTTGCCCTGATCTTCTCGTCCTATGCCAGCGAGGTTTTCCTGTCGGCCTTCCGTGCCATACCCAAAGGCCAGTATGAGGGGGGTTATGCCATTGGTCTTTCCTACGGGCAGACAATGCGCCTGGTGATCGTGCCACAGCTGCTGCGCATTGCGTTTCCCGGCCTCGAGAATTGCTGGCTTAGCCTTTTGAAGGACACCTCACTGGTGTCTGTCGTCGGTCTTGCGGAGACGTTGCGCAACGCCGGCGTGGCCGCTCGTGTCACCAAGCATTCCTTCCTGTTTTACGGCGTAGCGGCTCTGGTCTTTCTTGCTCTGGCCGTCGTGTCGTCCTTCGCCACCAGCGCCATCTTGCGCTCGCTCGGCAAAAGGGAGGCACAACGATGAGCGCGACAGCCACCATGATCGAACGGCCACCACCGCGGGCCCGCGGTTGGCCGCGAAGGCGCGTCGTCGGCTACGGGCTGGTCTGCCTGTGGATTGCCTTTGGCCTCGGCATCGTCAGCTATCTCTTTTTTGCCTGGAACGCGGCCTTCTTCGCCAAATATGCGCCGGCCTATCTGCAAGGGCTTGGGGTAACGCTCGCGCTGGTTTCCATATCGATGGTGCTTGGTGCGATCCTGTCGGTGCCTGTCGCCTATGGGCGCATGTCCAGGAATCGCATCCTGTCCGGCCTTGCCTATTGCTACGTTTATTTCTTCCGGGGCACGCCGCTGCTGGTTCAGACGTTTCTGGTCTATTACGGGTTGGGGTCGTTCAGGCCTCAACTCCAGATGATCGGGCTCTGGGATTTCTTCAAGGACGCCTTCAACTGCGGCGTCTTCGCCTTTGCGCTCAACACCGCCGCCTACCAGGCCGAGATCCTGCGCGGCGCTATCGAGAGTGTGCCGAAGGGCCAATGGGAAGGCGCTGCCTCGCTCGGCCTGCACAAACTGCAGACGCTGCGCAAGATCGTCCTGCCGCAAGCGCTGGTCGTCGCCTTGCGGCCTTACGGCAATGAGCTGATCCTGATGGTCAAGGCTTCGGCGATCGTCGCCATCATCACCGTCTACGACCTGATGGGCAATGCAAAACTCGCCTTCGCCAACTCCTTCGACATCCAGTCCTATATCTGGGTCGCCCTGGTGTACCTCGTGATGGTCGAGCTGTTGCGCCATGCCATCGAATGGATCGAGCGCCGGATCACCATCCATCTGAAACGCTGACGGGTTCCCATACTGTACCAGTCGATCGTGCCACAGGCGTCTTGACGAATTGAGCGCAGAGCCTAGAACGGTTCACCGTTTCGCAGAAACGCCGAACCGCTCTATCTCTTTGTTTTGACGCAATTCCTGTGGGAAAACCGCTTCACACTTTTCCTGGAATTGCTCTAGAGCTTTCGCAGCAATTTCGTTTTCGTCTGAAGGGCAAGTTCATGGCATCTGTGGCATTTCTCGGTCTTGGCGTTATGGGCTACCCCATGGCGGCACACCTCAGGAACAAGGGCGGCCACGACGTCACCGTCTACAACCGCACCAGGGCCAAGGCCGAGCAGTGGGTCGGCCAACATGGCGGCAGCCTGGCAGTGACGCCGGTAGAGGCAGCCAAGGACAAGGACTTCGTCTTTTCCTGCGTCGGCAATGACGATGATCTGCGCTCGGTGACGACAGGCCCGGACGGCGCCTTCAAATCAATGAAGAAAGGTTCGGTCTTCATCGACAACACCACGGCATCGGCGGAAGTCGCGCGCGAATTGGCGGCAGCCGCGCAAGCCGGCGGGTTCTCGTTTCTCGATGCGCCGGTTTCCGGTGGCCAGGCCGGCGCCGAGAACGGCGTGCTGACCGTCATGGTCGGCGGCGACCAGGCTGCCTTCGACAGGGCCAGGCCGGTCATCGACGCCTATGCCCGCATGGTCGGGCTGATGGGTTCGGCGGGCGCCGGCCAGCTGACCAAGATGATCAACCAGATCTGCATCGCCGGACTGGTTCAGGGACTGTCGGAAGGCATCCATTTCGGCAAGAAGGCCGGGCTCGACATCGAAAAGGTGATCGAGGTGATTTCCAAGGGTGCGGCCGGCTCCTGGCAGATGGAAAACCGGCACAAGACCATGAATGCCAGCAAATACGATTTCGGCTTCGCCGTCGACTGGATGCGCAAGGACCTCGGCATCTGCCTGGCTGAAGCCGACCGTAACGGCGCCAGGCTGCCGGTGACCGCGCTTGTCGATCAGTTCTACAAGGATGTGCAGGCCATGGGCGGCAAGCGCTGGGACACGTCTTCGCTGCTGGCGCGCCTGGAGAAGTAGGCGACCATGTCCCTGCCCGCTCCAGACTGGACCGCGCAGGATATCGTCGCGCACCTGCGCTCAATCGGCACCGAGGAAAACCGCGCCGGCATGGCACGGTTCGGCATCAACACGGCGACCGCGCTTGGCGTCGGCAATACGGATTTGCGGCCATTGGCGCGCAAGCTCAAGCGCAACCACGGACGGTCCCTGGCGCTGTGGGCCAGCGGCATTCGCGAAGCGCGGCTGCTGGCGGCTTTCACCGGCGAGCCGAAGAAGATCGCCATCGAAGAATGTCGCCGCTGGGCCGGCGATTTCGATTCCTGGGAAATCGTCGATACCGTCTCTGACCTGTTCGTCGACACGCCGTTCTGGCGCGAACTGGTCGAAGAGTTCGCCGCCGACGAGCGCGAATTCGTCCGCCGCACGGCCTTTGCCATGCTGGCCTGGGCGGCCGTGCATCTGAAAAAGGAACCGGACGCGACGTTCCTGTCCTATTTGCCTCTGATCGAAGCGCATGCCAGCGATGAGCGCAACTTCGTCAGGAAAGCCGTCAACTGGGCGCTGCGGCAGATCGGCAAACGCTCGATGAGCCTGCACGCCCCTGCCCTTGCGCTGGCCCAGAAGCTTGCCGACTCCCCCGGACAAGACCGCGCGCTGGATCGGCAAGGACGCCGTGAAGGAACTGTCGGATGCCAAAACGCTCGAACGCCTCGCCATCAGAAACGTTTGACCTTGCCAATATCCGCTTCATCGAGGTGACGCCGGCAACACGCCGCAATTTCGAGACTTTGTTCGAGCAGCCGGGTGCGCCGAAATACTGCTGGTGCATGGCCTGGCGGCACTCCGGCCGCGAGCACATCCAGAACGATGAAAAGAAGCGTCAGATGACAGCGCTCATCGATGCCGGAACCCCGGTCGGCATCCTCGCCGAGATCGACGGCAAGACCGTCGGCTGGTGCTCGGTTGCGCCGCGCGAGACTTATCGCAGGCTTTCAAAGCAGCAGGATGACAGTGAGACAGGCGTATGGTCGATCGCCTGTTTCTATGTGCCGAGGGTTTTGCGCGGCGTCGGCCTTGCATCTGCCTTGCTCGATGCAGCCATTGACCATGCCTTCGCCAAGGGAGCGCGCATCATTGAGGCCTATCCGGTGGCCGAGGCGTCGCCGAGTTACCGTTTCATGGGCTTTCGCGACATGTTTGCGGCGCGCGGCTTCCACGAGGCCGGCATGGCCGGTTCTCGCCGACATGTGATGCGTCTCGAGCATTGACCTCATGGACCTCGGCGTCTTTACTCCCAGGCAAAGGAAGCGGCCATGAACCATTTCAGATCAAGCTTCGCGCTCGCGGCCGCGCTGTCTCTCTCCGCCGCCGGCGCTTCGGCCGAGACCATGCACATATTCTGGAAGGATTTGCGGCCAGCGAGCCAGGCGGTTGCCGAAGACGCCGGCCTGCCGATGATCGCGGCAAAATTGCCCGATCATGGCGAAACGCTGTCCGTGGATTTGCAGGATAAGACCATACAATTAGCCGGCTATGCATTGCCGGTCGATCGTGACGGCGATCTCGTCTATCAGTTCCTGCTGGTGCCCTGGACGGGCGCGTGCAGCCACATGCCGACGCCACCGCCCAACCAGATCGTGCTGGTCACGCCAGCCCATCCCTACAAGATGTCGCAAGCCTACCAGTCGGTTGCCGTCACCGGTGCGCTGAAGCCGGACATGGAGAAAAGCCAGCTGTTCATTCTCGACGGCGTCAGCGTCATCCAGTCCGGCTACACCGTGCGCAAGGCGGAGGTGGTCGGCGTCGACAGCGTGCCGGACTCCGTCACCTTGCCGGTGAACTCACCGTGGAGTTTCCTCAACAAGAAGAAGAATTGATCGCGCTCAGGCCGCGTTGGCACCCGATTCCTTGTCCAGCACCATGTAGTCGAGCGGGATTTCGGTCGTGTATTTGATCTGCTCCATGGCGAAGGACGACGAGACGTCACGGATTTCGATCTTGGCGATCAGCCGCTTGTAGAAGGCGTCGTAGGCGGCGATGTCGGGCACGACGACGCGCAAGAGATAGTCGACGTCGCCGCTCATGCGGTAGAACTCGACCACCTCGGGAAACTCCTGGATAACCTCGGAAAACCGCCGCAGCCATTCATGGCTGTGCGAGTTGGTGCGGATCGAGACGAAGACGGTGACCCGCACATTGACCTTTTCGTGGTCGAGAATGGCGACGCGCCGCTTGATGACGCCCTCCTCCTCGAGCTTCTGGATGCGGCGCCAGCAAGGCGTGGTCGACAGGCCGACTTTCTTGGCGACATCGGCCACCGCGAGCGTCGCGTCCTCCTGCAGGAGGCGGAGGATTTTTCGGTCAAGGCGGTCCATTAGAGGCTCCTGGAGGAATGTTTATCTATACTCCCTCTTATTCCAGGCTTTCACAAGAAAGAAATTCTGCCAATCGCTACAAAAGCGAGTGATTTCTTGCTGAATGCCTAAGCGAGGCGATAGCGGATTTCCGAACGCAGGAAAGGCAGCAAATCCATTTCAAACCACGGATTCTGCTTCAACCAGCCGCTGTTGCGCCAGGACGGATGCGGCAGCGGCAACACTTTCGCACCGACGGAATTCTCCCAGATGGCGCGCCAGTCCATCACCGTTTCCGTCAGCGAGGGACGGCGCGCGGCGCCCATGTGCCAGGACTGCGCATAGATGCCGATCGTCAGCACCAGGTCGATCCGCGGCATCAGCGCCATCAAGGGCACGCGCCAGGCCGGCGCGCATTCGCGCCTTGGCGGCAGGTCACCGCCCTTGGCATCCTGGCCGGGAAAGCAGAAGCCCATCGGAACGATAGCGAATTTCTCGATGTCGTAGAATTCGTCGCTGGTCACGCCGAGCCAGCTGCGCAATCGGTCGCCCGAGGCATCGGTGAACGGCATGCCCGACAGGTGCACCTTGGTTCCCGGCGCCTGGCTGGCGATCAGGATGCGGGCGCCGGACGAAGGCCGCAGCACCGGTCGCGGCTCATGCGGCAGCGGTTTGCCGACGGGATTTTCGACGCAGATGCGGCAGGCCCGGACCTTTGCGGCAAAACTGTCCAGTTCCACGCTCAAGCGGCGGCACTCGGCCGGCTGGAGATCGCCTGATGCCAACGCAGCACATTGGTGCATTCTTCCGGCACCCTGATGCGCGCCGGCTTCATGAAGTCGATCGCGATCAGGCCGGTGATATCGGCAATCGAATAGCTGTCGCCGGCGGCGAATTCCCGGCTCGCCAACTCGCCGTCGAGGATTTTCAGGAATTCGATTGCCTTTGGTTTATTGGCCTCGCCCCATTCGGGGATCTGCGGAATTTCCCATTCCTTCATCGCTGGATGGATATGGCGAAAGGCCTGCGCGACGCAGCTCAGCAAATTGAACTCCATCCGCCTCTGCCACATCTCGACCTGCGCCTTGCCGAGCGCGCCACGTCCGAACAGGGCCGGCTCGGGATGCAACTCCTCGAAATAGCGGCAGATGGCGACGGATTCGGTGATGACGGTGCCATCATCAAGCTCCAGCACCGGCAGGCGCTGCAAAGGGTTGCGCGAGCTCACCGTCTGGCCCTTGTGCTCCAAAGCGCCCATGTCGACGGACACCAGCGGAACCGTGATCCCCTTCTCGGCAAGGAAAACACGAACCCGCCTTGGGTTGGGCGCCCGGCCTCCATCGAAGAGTTTCATTCGATCCTCCCTTTCCTTCCAAACCAATACGCCTCACCAGAAGCGAAAAATCTCCCGCACGGCGTCGCCGATCGACGCCAGCGTGCCGTGTTTTCGCTCCACGACCTCACCGTGATGGCTGTCGCGCCAGTCCTGCGGCTGGTCGAACGTACCTGCCCAGATACCGGCTTTTGCCGCGCGGGCAGCCGCTTGCTCACTTTCGTAGTCGCCAAAGGCAACGGCCCAGCCCGCCTCGACCTGGGCGCGGTTGAGGTCTATCCCGCCAGCCTTGCAGTCGCCGAGCAGCCGGCCATAGCGGTCCCGCTGCCAGCCGCTGCAGGTGACCGGCTTGCCGGCGATCAGGCGCACCAGCGATTGGCGCGCAAGCGTGCCACAGGCATAGTCAGTGCCGTTTCTGCGGCAGGTCTGGGTGTACTCCGGCGCGTCGATGCCGCGCATGCGGATGCGCTCGGTGCCGAGCGTGATCGAATCGCCATCATTGATGATGGCAGCACCTTGCGTCTGGCGCGTTTCCACCCGATCGAGGCGCGCCGCCAACAGGATCAGCAGCCCCAGTATGAGAGCAGCCAGCCCGTAGTCCAGCACTTTGCGCCACAGGCTTCTCGGGCCTGGCGCCGCGTACCGCCGACGCGATCTCGGCGACCAGGAACGGCTCATATGGCAAACGGTTGGTTAATCATTCGAACGTAGCTTAACACCTTGAAATCGCTGCGCGCATAAATTGAAGCTTTTGATGCCCTTGCAACGCTCGAACACAGCGGACAAGTTCATTGTGGACCGCAGGAAACCCCATCGCAACAGCGATGTGGCGCGCGCGGTGCGCAAGACGCGCGACCGTCTTTCGCAGCAGGCCGGCAATCTCGATTTCGACCGCGAACTGCTGAAACTCCACGCGCGCGCCATGACAAGCGGCGCCGTGGTCATCCCGCTGCTCGTCCTGGCGATCGCCGCGGCCGGCCGGCTCGCCGGCGTCGGCAACGAGATCGGGCTCTGGGCGCTGTTCACGCTCACTGGCTATACGATCGTCGTCTTCATGGCGCGGCGCATTGAGCGTACGGAAGCGTCCGAGCTCAACCCTTTGCAAGCGCAACGGGAATTCCTTGTCGGCCATTTCCTTTGCGGCCTCGGCTGGGGCTGGTTCGTCTGGCTTGGCTGCGGTGTCTGCCAGGTCGACCAGTTCCAGGTGGTCAAGGCGGTGGTGCTGCTGTTTGCCATGGCTGGGACCGCGGTCATGGCCTCATCCCTGAGCGGGGCGTTGCTGGCAACTTTTGCCGTTCCGGTCGCGCTCTATGCCTATGCCGGAGTCAAATTGTGGATGCCGGTCGAGGCGATCATGGCCGGACTGCTCGTCGTGTCGTTGCCTTTCTTCGCCTATATCGCCCGTCACCTCAACCGCTCCTCGCTGATGCTGTTGTCGTTCCGCTCCGAAACGGATGCGCTGATTGCCGAAGTCGAGACCGCGAAGTCGATGTCGGATGAGGCGCGGCGGCGGGCCGAGGACGCCAATCTGGCGAAGTCGCGGTTCCTCGCTTCGATGAGCCATGAATTGCGCACGCCGCTCAACGCCATTCTCGGCTTTTCCGAGGTGATGGCGAACGAGGTGTTGGGGCCGATGAGCAATCCCACCTATCGCGACTACGCCCATGACGTGCATGATTCCGGCCAGCATCTGCTCGACCTGATCAACGAGATCCTCGACCTGTCGCGCATCGAGGCCGGCCGCTACCAGCTCAACGAAGAGCCGGTGATGTTGCTCAACATCGTCGAGGATTGCTGCCACATGATGGAGTTGAAGGCGCGCAACAAGGATATCCGTCTCGTCCAGGATTTCGAACAGACATTGCCGCGGCTGTTCGCCGACGAGCGCGCCGTGCGCCAGATCACGCTCAACCTGTTGTCGAACGCCATAAAATTCACCGCCACCGGCGGCGAGATCCGCGTCCGCGTCGGCTGGACGGCAGGCGGCGGGCAGTACATCTCGATCAAGGACAATGGCCCCGGCATTCCCGAGGACGAGATCCCGATTGTGCTCTCGGCCTTCGGCCAGGGTTCGATCGCCATCAAGAGCGCCGAACAGGGCACCGGGCTCGGCCTGCCGATCGTGCAAGGCCTGCTCGCCATGCATGGTGGCGAGTTCGAGCTTCATTCCAAGCTGCGTGAAGGCACGGAGGCGATTGCCATCTTCCCGCTGAGCCGGGTGATGGAAGAGCTGCCGGCACTGCCGACCGCGGCGGTGGCGGCGCGACGGCGGTAGCACCTTCGTCAGCGCCCTGTGTGCCTCGTGCCTAGCCCCGCACAGCCGCCGCCATGCCCGAACTGGTCATCGCCGCCGCCTTGACCAGGCCTGCGCCAAGTGCTGCCCCTGCCCCTTCGCCATGGCTTATGCGGAGGTCAAGCAGCGGACGGAAGCCAAGCAGCTCGGCGGCCTTGGCGTGCGCAGGCTCCGGCGACAGGCTGGCGAGAAGACAATGGTCTAGCGCTGAAGGGTTCGCGGCATAAAGCACCGCTGCGGCAGCCGTTGCGGCAAAGCCGTCGAGCAGCACCGGAATCTTCTGCATCCGCGCGGCGAGGATAGCGCCGGCTATCGCCGCGAACTCGCGGCCGCCGACCCTGCGCAGCACCTCCAACGGGTCGTCGAGATGGCCGTGGTGAAAGGCCAGCGCCGCATCGACCACATCCGCCTTGCGGGCCTGCATCGCCGGATCGGCGCCGGATCCCGGCCCGACCCAATCGGCACCCCTGCCCCCGAACAGCGCCGCAAACAGGGCGGCGGCGACGGTGGAATTGCCGACGCCGAGATCGCCGAGGCAAAGCAAATCGGTGCCGCCGGCGATCGCTTCCATGCCGAAGGCCATGGTGGCCGCGCAACCGCGCTCGTCGAGCGCGGCGTCATCGGTGATGTCGCCGGTCGGGATGTGCAGGGCGAGATCGAATACCTTTAATCCGAGGTCGTTGGCGATGCAGATCTGGTTGATCGCCGCACCGCCGGCCGCGCAAAGCTCGACCGCGTTGGCGGTCGCCGCCACCGGGCGTGGCGAAATGCCATGCCTGACAACACCATGGTTGCCGGCAAAGACCGCCATCAGCGGTCTTGTCACGGCGGGCGGAGCCCGACCGCTCCAGGCGGCAAGCCACGCGGCGATGTCCTCGATGCGGCCGAGCGAATGCGCTGGCTTGTCGGCTTTGGCAAACAGTGTGCGCACCCGTGCCTCAGCTTTGAGGTCGGCTGCCGGCAGATTGTCGAGCAGGTTGCGGAAATCGTCGAAAGGCAGAGCGCTGATCATGTCGTGAGCAATCATTCCTGGAGTTGGGAGCGGCATAGCCGCGTTGCGTGATCGGCACAACCTCTCCCAAACATCCGCCTTGATTGCCGCAAAGATGGCCTGGGAAGGCGCGATCGCGAGGGCTTGCATTGGCTTTGCCGTTGCACCATGTGGAGATGGAACTCGGGATTCCGAATGGAATCCTCAAGAGAAAGTCATGACGGCCATCGAATCCCCCTGCATCCTTGTCTGTTCGATCGACATGAAAACCGGCTTCTGCTTCGGTTGCGGCCGCACGCGTGAGGAAATCGGCGCCTGGATGGGGATGACGCCCGAAACGCGCCGCAATGTGATGGCCGAATTGCCGGCCCGGCTGGAAACGGTCGAGCGCCGGCCGCGCCGGGAAACGCGCCGCACCCGCATGGCGCGTGAACGCGACGCACTTTAGAGGCACGAAATGAGTAGCCGGCTGTTCTGGATTTTGATGGCGGTGATCGGCGTGGGAGCGGTCCTCCTCATGCTCAACGATTCCGCCGGCAGCACGCTCGGCGTCGAGAACTACGATTTCGGCCGGCTGATCTGGCTTGGCGCCTTCGGCGCCCTGATCGGCGCCGGCCTGCTGCGGTCAGGCCGCCCGTTGGGTGCGATGGCCCGCAACCTTGGCGCCTGGGTGGCAATCGTGCTGGCACTGGTCGCCGGTTACCAATATCGTTACGAACTGCAGGACGTCGCCAGCCGGGTGACCGCCGGGCTTGTTCCCGGCAGTCCGCTGGCTCTCGGCGTTGAAGACGGCCACGCCACCGTAACCCTCGACAAAGCCGACAATGGCCATTTCGAAGCGCGCATCCTGGTCAATGGCAATCCTGTGCGGGCCGTTGTCGATACCGGCGCGACCAGCACGGTGCTGACGTCGGAAGACGCGCAAGCCGCCGGCTTCAACCCGGCCGCGCTCAACTACACGATACCGGTTTCGACAGCCAACGGCATGGCGCGCGCCGCGGCGGTCAAGACCGACGCGGTGGCGATCGGCGGCATCGTGCGCAAGGACATGTCGGTGATGGTCGCGGCACCCGGCATGCTGAGCCAAAGCCTGCTTGGCATGAACTTCGTCGGCTCGCTCTCGGGCTTCGACGTGCGCGGCGACCGCATGATCCTGCGGGACTGAGCTCAGGCCGCCTCGGCCGTCCCTCTACCGAATTCGACCGCGGCGAAAGCCGTCTTCAGCACGTCAGGCCCGGCACCGGGCCGGTTTGCGTCGGTCGACAGGATCTGGCGGTAGCGGCGTGCACCCGGCAATCCGTGGAACAGTCCGACCATATGGCGGGTGACATGGCCGAGCCGCCCACCCTGTTCGATGTGACGCGCCGCATAGCCGGCCATCGCATCGATCAGCGCAGCGAAAT is a genomic window of Mesorhizobium huakuii containing:
- a CDS encoding sensor histidine kinase; translation: MPLQRSNTADKFIVDRRKPHRNSDVARAVRKTRDRLSQQAGNLDFDRELLKLHARAMTSGAVVIPLLVLAIAAAGRLAGVGNEIGLWALFTLTGYTIVVFMARRIERTEASELNPLQAQREFLVGHFLCGLGWGWFVWLGCGVCQVDQFQVVKAVVLLFAMAGTAVMASSLSGALLATFAVPVALYAYAGVKLWMPVEAIMAGLLVVSLPFFAYIARHLNRSSLMLLSFRSETDALIAEVETAKSMSDEARRRAEDANLAKSRFLASMSHELRTPLNAILGFSEVMANEVLGPMSNPTYRDYAHDVHDSGQHLLDLINEILDLSRIEAGRYQLNEEPVMLLNIVEDCCHMMELKARNKDIRLVQDFEQTLPRLFADERAVRQITLNLLSNAIKFTATGGEIRVRVGWTAGGGQYISIKDNGPGIPEDEIPIVLSAFGQGSIAIKSAEQGTGLGLPIVQGLLAMHGGEFELHSKLREGTEAIAIFPLSRVMEELPALPTAAVAARRR
- a CDS encoding DUF3299 domain-containing protein: MNHFRSSFALAAALSLSAAGASAETMHIFWKDLRPASQAVAEDAGLPMIAAKLPDHGETLSVDLQDKTIQLAGYALPVDRDGDLVYQFLLVPWTGACSHMPTPPPNQIVLVTPAHPYKMSQAYQSVAVTGALKPDMEKSQLFILDGVSVIQSGYTVRKAEVVGVDSVPDSVTLPVNSPWSFLNKKKN
- a CDS encoding Lrp/AsnC family transcriptional regulator yields the protein MDRLDRKILRLLQEDATLAVADVAKKVGLSTTPCWRRIQKLEEEGVIKRRVAILDHEKVNVRVTVFVSIRTNSHSHEWLRRFSEVIQEFPEVVEFYRMSGDVDYLLRVVVPDIAAYDAFYKRLIAKIEIRDVSSSFAMEQIKYTTEIPLDYMVLDKESGANAA
- a CDS encoding uracil-DNA glycosylase family protein, whose translation is MHQCAALASGDLQPAECRRLSVELDSFAAKVRACRICVENPVGKPLPHEPRPVLRPSSGARILIASQAPGTKVHLSGMPFTDASGDRLRSWLGVTSDEFYDIEKFAIVPMGFCFPGQDAKGGDLPPRRECAPAWRVPLMALMPRIDLVLTIGIYAQSWHMGAARRPSLTETVMDWRAIWENSVGAKVLPLPHPSWRNSGWLKQNPWFEMDLLPFLRSEIRYRLA
- a CDS encoding glutathione S-transferase, giving the protein MKLFDGGRAPNPRRVRVFLAEKGITVPLVSVDMGALEHKGQTVSSRNPLQRLPVLELDDGTVITESVAICRYFEELHPEPALFGRGALGKAQVEMWQRRMEFNLLSCVAQAFRHIHPAMKEWEIPQIPEWGEANKPKAIEFLKILDGELASREFAAGDSYSIADITGLIAIDFMKPARIRVPEECTNVLRWHQAISSRPSAAA
- a CDS encoding thermonuclease family protein; its protein translation is MSRSWSPRSRRRYAAPGPRSLWRKVLDYGLAALILGLLILLAARLDRVETRQTQGAAIINDGDSITLGTERIRMRGIDAPEYTQTCRRNGTDYACGTLARQSLVRLIAGKPVTCSGWQRDRYGRLLGDCKAGGIDLNRAQVEAGWAVAFGDYESEQAAARAAKAGIWAGTFDQPQDWRDSHHGEVVERKHGTLASIGDAVREIFRFW
- a CDS encoding GNAT family N-acetyltransferase, which encodes MPKRSNASPSETFDLANIRFIEVTPATRRNFETLFEQPGAPKYCWCMAWRHSGREHIQNDEKKRQMTALIDAGTPVGILAEIDGKTVGWCSVAPRETYRRLSKQQDDSETGVWSIACFYVPRVLRGVGLASALLDAAIDHAFAKGARIIEAYPVAEASPSYRFMGFRDMFAARGFHEAGMAGSRRHVMRLEH